Proteins encoded by one window of Lathyrus oleraceus cultivar Zhongwan6 chromosome 1, CAAS_Psat_ZW6_1.0, whole genome shotgun sequence:
- the LOC127135987 gene encoding pectinesterase inhibitor 3 — protein MQTHLTLTTIFLYFFLTLSTSISAHDQPQPQPQDLVRSSCLHARYPNLCLRTLSTYTGPVKSPLDIAQAALRVSLAHAKRVSKYIGASNVGAQRSSLSKRQQADLSDCKEQIADSVDELRKSLEELQHMRPETFRWQMSNALTWVSAALTDGDTCLDGNVMPDVKKRVTDLARVTSNALYLINRVG, from the coding sequence ATGCAAACTCATCTCACACTCACTACTATCTTCCTCTACTTCTTCTTAACTCTCTCCACCTCCATCTCAGCCCATGATCAACCCCAACCCCAACCCCAAGATCTAGTCCGTTCATCATGCCTTCACGCTAGATACCCAAATTTATGTCTCCGAACACTCTCCACCTACACCGGCCCCGTCAAAAGCCCATTAGACATAGCCCAGGCTGCACTCCGGGTAAGCTTAGCCCACGCCAAGAGAGTCTCCAAGTATATAGGAGCTTCCAATGTTGGCGCCCAACGCAGCAGCTTGAGTAAGCGTCAGCAGGCTGATCTCAGTGACTGCAAAGAGCAGATAGCCGATTCTGTTGATGAACTCCGGAAGAGCTTGGAGGAGTTGCAGCATATGCGACCGGAGACTTTCCGGTGGCAGATGAGTAATGCTTTGACGTGGGTGAGTGCTGCTCTTACTGATGGTGATACTTGTCTTGATGGGAATGTGATGCCGGATGTGAAGAAAAGGGTTACTGATCTTGCGAGAGTGACGAGTAATGCTCTTTACTTGATTAACCGTGTTGGATGA